A region of Pseudomonas sp. Marseille-Q3773 DNA encodes the following proteins:
- a CDS encoding SDR family NAD(P)-dependent oxidoreductase — MKLLNKIVVITGAARGLGLETARKLKRQGATVIGIDRLEPHTALNFDAYYVLDLCDRERLDEAAASILERFGDIDILVNNAGVLTLERGETGVTEDVRRALEVNLLAPWQLTSRFLPALLRTRGKVVNVSSLFALVNAPYVAAYATSKRAMSAYSDVLRMQYPGQLDVVTVFPGFIDTAIHDPAERVGLSVKRLVSFKRGDRVLLSLEEKLDDASNGLVRACTQRGLRNRGLTFLGSVAMYTARWLPSLVDAFIGLRLRSLSKAGQLSLKPELID, encoded by the coding sequence GTGAAACTGCTCAACAAGATCGTCGTCATTACCGGCGCGGCACGTGGCCTGGGCCTGGAAACCGCGCGCAAGCTCAAGCGTCAGGGGGCGACCGTGATCGGCATCGACCGGCTCGAACCGCACACGGCATTGAATTTCGATGCCTACTACGTGCTCGACCTGTGCGACCGCGAACGCCTGGACGAGGCCGCCGCCTCGATCCTGGAGCGCTTCGGCGACATCGACATCCTGGTCAACAATGCCGGGGTGCTGACCCTCGAGCGCGGCGAGACCGGGGTAACCGAAGACGTGCGTCGCGCCCTGGAGGTCAACCTGCTGGCGCCCTGGCAACTGACCTCGCGGTTCTTGCCGGCGCTGCTGCGCACCCGTGGCAAGGTGGTCAACGTGTCCTCGCTGTTCGCCCTGGTGAACGCGCCTTACGTCGCGGCCTACGCCACCAGCAAGCGCGCCATGAGCGCCTATTCGGATGTGCTGCGCATGCAGTACCCGGGGCAGCTGGACGTGGTGACGGTGTTCCCCGGGTTCATCGACACCGCCATTCACGACCCGGCGGAACGGGTCGGCCTGTCGGTCAAGCGCCTGGTCAGTTTCAAGCGCGGCGACCGCGTGCTGCTGTCGCTGGAAGAGAAGCTCGATGATGCCAGCAACGGCCTGGTGCGTGCCTGCACCCAGCGTGGCCTGCGCAATCGCGGCCTGACCTTCCTCGGCAGCGTGGCCATGTATACCGCCCGCTGGTTGCCGAGCCTGGTGGATGCCTTCATCGGCCTGCGCCTGCGCAGCCTGAGCAAGGCCGGGCAGCTTTCGCTCAAGCCTGAACTGATCGACTGA
- a CDS encoding DHA2 family efflux MFS transporter permease subunit, protein MKSPWLVAVTVTLISMMELLDVTIVNVAIPSLMGSFGASVDEISWVSTGYIVANVVILPASGWLSAWFGRRRYYWVSSALFVLASLGCAVSQELWQMVLWRVVQGLAGGGLLGISQAIIYDVFPKEKVSAGLALYGVGVMMGPTLGPSVGGYLIDAFSWHWIFLINLPIGALALLLAWLCVGDSPNERRPRSIDYLGFILLAVGVGSLQILLERGEHWDWLESNLSLLCLALALLGLLGFCYWERRVANPIVNLALFNNREFLLGSVCAFCVGFGLYSTLFMVPLLLQTLLEQSAYQSGLVIFPGALASAVSTLVIGKLSQENRIDERYFICVGILVYGYAMYLHTQFTLQSNPDTLYWPLIIRGFGLGMIFVPLTNLAMRQLPAQLISVGSGVLNLMRQLGGSVGIAIAATLLTRFSWARYRQLSEHVDENTLLASGWDLANLDPRRLSTDLLGADQANAVLAFFQAREQAQMLGFSMLFGLLGAVMLIGVPMVLLMRNPRQPKPSPAKESVTCSDKAHESA, encoded by the coding sequence ATGAAATCGCCCTGGCTGGTGGCCGTGACGGTCACCCTGATCTCGATGATGGAGCTGCTCGACGTGACCATCGTCAACGTCGCCATTCCAAGCCTGATGGGCAGCTTTGGCGCTTCGGTGGACGAAATCTCTTGGGTTTCGACCGGCTACATCGTCGCCAACGTGGTGATCCTGCCGGCCAGCGGCTGGCTGTCGGCCTGGTTTGGCCGGCGCCGCTACTACTGGGTGTCATCGGCACTGTTCGTGCTGGCGTCGCTGGGTTGCGCAGTGTCGCAGGAGCTGTGGCAGATGGTGCTGTGGCGCGTGGTGCAGGGCTTGGCCGGGGGCGGTCTGCTGGGCATCTCGCAGGCGATCATCTACGACGTGTTCCCCAAGGAGAAGGTCAGTGCCGGCCTGGCCTTGTACGGCGTCGGGGTGATGATGGGGCCGACCCTCGGCCCGTCGGTGGGCGGCTACCTGATCGACGCGTTCTCCTGGCACTGGATCTTCCTGATCAACCTGCCGATCGGTGCGCTGGCGCTGCTGCTGGCCTGGCTGTGCGTGGGCGACTCGCCCAACGAACGGCGCCCACGCAGCATCGACTACCTGGGCTTCATCCTGCTTGCCGTCGGTGTCGGCAGCTTGCAAATCCTGCTGGAGCGTGGCGAGCACTGGGACTGGCTGGAGTCCAACCTCAGCCTGCTGTGCCTGGCACTGGCGCTGCTCGGCCTGCTGGGGTTCTGCTACTGGGAGCGGCGGGTAGCCAACCCGATCGTCAACCTGGCGTTGTTCAACAACCGCGAGTTCCTGCTGGGTTCGGTCTGCGCCTTCTGCGTCGGCTTCGGCCTGTACAGCACGCTGTTCATGGTGCCCCTGCTGTTGCAGACGCTGCTTGAACAAAGCGCCTACCAGAGCGGCCTGGTGATCTTCCCCGGGGCCTTGGCCAGCGCGGTCAGCACCCTGGTGATCGGCAAGCTGTCGCAAGAGAACCGTATCGACGAGCGCTACTTCATTTGCGTGGGCATCCTGGTCTACGGCTACGCCATGTACCTGCATACCCAGTTCACCCTGCAAAGCAACCCCGACACCTTGTACTGGCCGCTGATCATCCGTGGCTTTGGCCTGGGCATGATCTTCGTGCCGCTGACCAACCTGGCCATGCGTCAACTGCCGGCGCAGCTGATTTCGGTGGGCTCCGGCGTGCTCAACCTGATGCGCCAGCTAGGCGGCAGCGTCGGCATCGCTATCGCCGCCACGCTGCTGACGCGGTTTTCCTGGGCGCGCTATCGGCAGCTTTCCGAGCACGTCGACGAAAACACCCTGCTCGCCAGTGGCTGGGACCTGGCCAACCTCGATCCTCGGCGGCTTTCCACCGACTTGCTGGGTGCCGACCAGGCCAATGCCGTGCTGGCCTTTTTCCAGGCCCGGGAGCAGGCGCAGATGCTCGGTTTCAGCATGCTCTTCGGTCTGCTCGGCGCAGTGATGCTGATCGGCGTGCCAATGGTGCTGCTGATGCGCAACCCTCGCCAACCCAAGCCCTCACCTGCAAAGGAGTCCGTGACGTGTTCGGACAAAGCACACGAATCCGCCTAG
- the nirD gene encoding nitrite reductase small subunit NirD, with protein sequence MNLSNAAVKTRVNWQTVCLAEDLVADSGVVVWLDGAQVALFYLPGQAQPLYAVDNRDPRSGANVIGRGLVGTLQGELVVAAPLYKQHFSLHSGQCLEDSAQRLRVWPVRLRGLAVELAVD encoded by the coding sequence ATGAACCTGTCCAATGCTGCTGTGAAAACCCGTGTGAACTGGCAAACGGTGTGCCTGGCCGAGGATCTGGTAGCCGATTCGGGGGTAGTGGTGTGGCTCGATGGCGCCCAGGTGGCGCTGTTCTACCTGCCGGGGCAGGCCCAACCGCTGTACGCGGTGGACAACCGCGACCCGCGTTCCGGGGCCAATGTCATCGGCCGTGGGCTGGTGGGCACGCTGCAGGGCGAACTGGTGGTGGCGGCGCCGTTGTACAAGCAGCATTTCAGCCTGCACAGCGGGCAATGCCTGGAAGATTCGGCGCAGCGCTTGCGGGTGTGGCCGGTGCGCTTGAGGGGGCTTGCGGTGGAGTTGGCGGTGGATTGA
- a CDS encoding DUF3050 domain-containing protein translates to MSFDVDELIEHERRTLLAHPLFARISTLDDVRLLMENHVFAVWDFMTLLKRIQRDLTCVSLPWLPPRHIIAARLINEIVTGEETDEHPDGGFISHLDLYLSAMDEIGADTGPFRQFQSLLQAGVPLAQALTNVDIPLPAKVFVSKTLDVALHGSTEQVLAYFFFGREDIIPDMFTGLLQRWAIDETSVPMLTYYLKRHIEMDGDDHGPAAKRIITEIVSEPAQQQALAKSAADALVARTVLWDGVLELLQQRASANGQAACAAAAS, encoded by the coding sequence ATGTCTTTTGACGTAGATGAACTGATTGAACATGAACGTCGCACCCTGCTGGCACACCCGCTGTTCGCCCGTATCAGCACACTGGATGACGTGCGCCTGCTGATGGAAAACCATGTTTTCGCCGTTTGGGACTTCATGACGCTGCTCAAACGCATCCAGCGCGACCTGACCTGCGTCAGCCTGCCCTGGCTGCCACCCCGGCACATCATTGCCGCGCGACTGATCAACGAGATCGTCACCGGCGAGGAAACCGACGAACACCCCGACGGTGGCTTCATCAGCCACCTCGACCTGTACCTCAGCGCCATGGATGAAATCGGTGCCGATACCGGCCCGTTCCGCCAGTTCCAGTCCCTGCTGCAAGCGGGCGTGCCACTGGCCCAGGCGCTGACCAACGTGGACATCCCGTTGCCGGCCAAGGTGTTCGTCAGCAAGACCCTCGACGTAGCCCTGCATGGCTCGACCGAGCAGGTACTGGCGTACTTCTTCTTCGGCCGCGAAGACATCATCCCGGACATGTTCACCGGCCTGCTGCAGCGCTGGGCCATCGATGAAACCAGCGTGCCGATGCTCACCTACTACCTCAAGCGCCACATCGAGATGGACGGCGACGATCACGGCCCGGCAGCCAAACGCATCATCACCGAGATCGTCAGCGAGCCGGCGCAACAGCAGGCCCTGGCCAAAAGCGCCGCCGATGCACTGGTGGCCCGCACGGTGCTGTGGGACGGCGTGCTCGAACTGCTGCAGCAGCGGGCCAGTGCCAATGGCCAGGCCGCTTGCGCGGCAGCCGCCAGCTGA
- a CDS encoding fatty acid desaturase: MTQLALDKPTLRPERSLLKPSALETSLVVGYALLLFAVPLALVVAILSQALQAWPLALPLLVLAGYGLFLQGILGHEGFHFNLSDNRLYSCLLAVLLSSMLTGFCVTGYFVDHWQHHRYNGSPKDPDWRLLRRYRLALTRLLLSRLHVTAWYLLQTVRLALPGAKVSGTLPLPDQQIRLLARVNLACLLLWPALWLALATRWPLLLPAVAGCLLLALLVSALNAYQEHAFEASVALPVARSRTACLSTLLHLGSNYHLEHHLYPRVPCWRLPRLHRQLLASGWYEGRQALLEPRFFGALRYCKARFPYAGAWHAMPPPGRSGQ; this comes from the coding sequence ATGACGCAACTGGCACTGGACAAGCCCACGCTGCGCCCGGAGCGCAGCCTGCTCAAGCCATCGGCACTGGAAACCAGCCTGGTGGTCGGTTATGCGCTGCTGCTGTTCGCCGTACCGCTGGCGCTGGTGGTGGCCATCCTCAGCCAGGCGCTACAGGCATGGCCGCTGGCCCTGCCGCTGCTGGTGCTGGCCGGCTACGGCCTGTTCCTGCAGGGCATCCTCGGCCACGAGGGGTTTCACTTCAACCTCAGTGACAACCGCCTGTACAGCTGCCTGCTGGCGGTGCTGCTGAGTTCGATGCTCACCGGCTTCTGCGTCACCGGCTACTTTGTCGACCACTGGCAGCATCATCGCTACAACGGCAGCCCCAAGGACCCGGACTGGCGCCTGCTGCGGCGCTATCGCCTGGCGCTCACCCGGCTGCTGCTGTCGCGCCTGCATGTTACCGCCTGGTACCTGTTGCAAACCGTGCGCCTGGCCCTGCCCGGCGCCAAGGTCAGCGGCACCCTGCCGCTGCCGGACCAGCAGATCCGTCTGCTGGCCCGGGTCAACCTGGCCTGCCTGCTGTTGTGGCCGGCGCTGTGGCTGGCACTGGCAACCCGCTGGCCATTGCTGCTGCCCGCCGTGGCCGGGTGCCTGCTGCTGGCATTGCTGGTTTCGGCCCTCAATGCCTACCAGGAACATGCCTTCGAGGCCAGCGTAGCGCTGCCGGTGGCCCGCTCGCGTACGGCCTGCCTGAGCACCCTGCTGCACCTGGGTTCCAACTACCACCTGGAGCACCACCTGTACCCGCGGGTGCCGTGCTGGCGGCTACCACGCCTGCATCGCCAGTTGCTCGCCAGCGGCTGGTACGAAGGCCGTCAGGCGTTGCTCGAACCGCGTTTCTTTGGCGCCTTGCGCTACTGCAAGGCACGTTTCCCCTATGCCGGTGCCTGGCATGCAATGCCACCACCGGGCCGCTCAGGGCAGTGA
- a CDS encoding TolC family outer membrane protein, translated as MFGQSTRIRLGVLAFTLFGAGPVQASDLYQTYQQALGHDMAYAAAQQRQLAAAQKAPQGLARLLPHLSLESGAAWVDREHSGAASRDRDNSNAYALVLVQPLLRWQNVIGHEQGKALATAGEIDLLAARQDLMLRVADAYFELLLAEDQLATSRQQVRTLAQQLDKAQRFRREGSGTENEVQRIQARYDLAQAEQIAAGNALRLNQQALARLTGSTPGELARLDDQVAFSGPQPARLDAWTEQARQHNLKVQAAEVRQLIAEQEVDKQQAGHLPTLDLVAAHGRFASVGGSLYDVTVPEEKYTQTVVGVQLSVPLYAGGGTQSLTREARALQGAAEDELEDARREADFMARQAYLNLTGGISQYQALQQALRSSQSDLQTTTHAFEAGARISNDVLDAEQRLTRTRLQLARQRYAIVQAQLRLMAASGSLSDDSLKAINALLSAPLQG; from the coding sequence GTGTTCGGACAAAGCACACGAATCCGCCTAGGCGTGCTGGCCTTCACCCTGTTCGGCGCTGGCCCAGTCCAGGCCAGCGACCTGTACCAGACCTACCAGCAGGCCCTGGGGCATGACATGGCCTATGCTGCCGCCCAGCAACGCCAGCTGGCGGCTGCGCAGAAGGCTCCGCAAGGGCTGGCCAGACTGTTGCCGCACCTGTCCCTGGAAAGCGGCGCAGCTTGGGTCGACCGCGAACACAGCGGGGCGGCCAGCCGCGACCGCGACAACTCCAATGCCTACGCGCTGGTACTGGTCCAGCCGCTGCTGCGCTGGCAGAACGTGATCGGCCATGAACAAGGCAAGGCCCTGGCAACGGCGGGCGAAATCGACTTGCTCGCTGCGCGTCAGGACCTGATGCTGCGCGTGGCCGACGCCTACTTCGAGCTGCTGCTAGCCGAGGACCAGCTGGCCACCAGCCGCCAGCAGGTCCGAACCCTGGCCCAGCAACTGGACAAGGCACAGCGCTTCCGCCGCGAGGGCTCCGGGACCGAGAACGAGGTACAGCGCATCCAGGCGCGATACGACCTGGCGCAGGCCGAGCAGATCGCCGCCGGCAATGCCTTGCGCCTGAACCAGCAGGCGCTGGCCCGGCTGACCGGCAGCACGCCGGGGGAACTGGCCAGGCTTGACGACCAGGTGGCGTTCAGCGGCCCGCAGCCGGCCCGCCTGGATGCCTGGACCGAACAGGCGCGTCAGCACAACCTGAAGGTACAGGCCGCCGAAGTGCGCCAGCTGATCGCCGAACAGGAAGTGGACAAACAACAGGCCGGGCACCTGCCTACCCTCGACCTGGTGGCGGCGCATGGCCGTTTTGCCTCGGTCGGTGGCAGCCTGTACGACGTCACCGTGCCGGAAGAGAAGTACACCCAGACGGTGGTTGGCGTGCAACTCAGCGTGCCGCTGTATGCCGGTGGCGGTACCCAGAGCCTTACCCGCGAAGCCCGTGCCCTGCAGGGTGCCGCCGAGGATGAACTGGAGGATGCCCGGCGCGAAGCGGACTTCATGGCGCGCCAGGCCTACCTCAACCTGACGGGCGGCATCAGCCAGTACCAGGCCCTGCAGCAAGCCTTGCGCTCCAGCCAGAGTGACCTGCAGACCACCACGCATGCCTTCGAGGCCGGCGCGCGGATCAGCAACGATGTGCTGGATGCCGAGCAGCGGCTGACCCGCACCCGCCTGCAACTGGCCCGTCAGCGCTACGCCATCGTGCAGGCGCAGCTACGCCTGATGGCAGCCAGCGGCAGCCTCAGCGATGACAGCCTCAAGGCCATCAACGCCCTGCTGAGCGCACCGCTTCAGGGGTAG
- a CDS encoding HlyD family secretion protein — protein sequence MVKGKYAKLAVSALVITGLAVLGLQRWQYARQYVSTDNAEVEGVIIPIRARLSGVVVQVPVHENTRVNKGDLLFQVREDEYLQRVEQAQANYLGALVATGQGGMPGLIDSQVRSAAARSQAAQATIGQLVANVEQARSDYQRSQRLAEQGVVSTQDLEAARARFNALNHQLQAARDNSTAAREGALANKAALKVEEYRIKAAESALALARIELQDTRQASPRAGVIVHKDVQPGQFVVAGQKLLSLVSTEHMWVVANFKETQIARIRVGQPARISVDAFPGQQLEGVVHSLVPATGARFSLLPQENATGNFTKVVQRIQARIEFRQLPTAMQQALSQGMSVFVEVDTRDSEQTL from the coding sequence ATGGTGAAAGGCAAGTACGCCAAGTTGGCAGTATCGGCGCTGGTCATCACTGGCCTGGCAGTGCTGGGGCTGCAACGCTGGCAATACGCAAGGCAATACGTCAGCACCGACAACGCCGAAGTGGAAGGCGTGATCATTCCCATTCGGGCCCGCTTGAGTGGCGTGGTGGTGCAAGTGCCGGTGCACGAGAACACCCGGGTGAACAAGGGTGACCTGTTGTTCCAGGTGCGCGAGGACGAATACCTGCAGCGGGTCGAGCAAGCCCAGGCCAATTACCTCGGTGCCCTGGTGGCTACCGGCCAGGGCGGCATGCCCGGCCTGATCGACAGCCAGGTGCGCAGCGCTGCGGCGCGCAGCCAGGCGGCACAGGCCACCATCGGCCAGCTGGTGGCCAATGTCGAACAGGCGCGCAGTGACTACCAGCGCAGCCAACGCCTGGCCGAACAAGGCGTGGTCAGCACCCAGGACCTGGAAGCCGCACGGGCCCGTTTCAATGCCCTGAACCACCAGTTGCAGGCGGCCCGCGACAACTCCACCGCAGCCCGTGAAGGCGCCTTGGCCAACAAGGCCGCCCTGAAAGTCGAAGAGTACCGGATCAAGGCCGCCGAATCGGCACTGGCCTTGGCCCGCATCGAATTGCAGGACACCCGCCAGGCCTCGCCGCGGGCCGGGGTCATCGTGCACAAGGACGTACAGCCCGGGCAGTTCGTCGTGGCCGGGCAGAAGCTGCTGAGCCTGGTCAGCACCGAGCACATGTGGGTGGTGGCCAACTTCAAGGAAACCCAGATCGCCCGCATTCGGGTCGGCCAGCCGGCACGCATCAGCGTCGACGCCTTCCCGGGGCAGCAGCTCGAAGGGGTGGTGCACAGCCTGGTACCGGCCACCGGCGCGCGCTTCTCGCTGCTGCCACAGGAAAACGCCACCGGCAACTTCACCAAGGTGGTGCAGCGTATCCAGGCGCGCATCGAGTTCCGCCAGTTGCCCACTGCCATGCAGCAGGCGCTCAGCCAAGGCATGAGCGTGTTCGTCGAGGTCGATACCCGCGATAGCGAGCAGACACTATGA
- the pcaQ gene encoding pca operon transcription factor PcaQ, whose protein sequence is MNLDTRIKYRHLLCFLEIARQGSLARAADVLAISQPAISKTLRELEELLETRLFARSRQGVELTADGTRFMRYAGPSVQALRDGVSSLRGEARAPSQVRIGVLSTVEGLLMPEVLCRLHQRHEALVISVVTGVSAQLLGQLRLGELELVVGRMTDSPQIQGLSFEHLYSESMSLVVRPGHPLLASTPVERAQVGRYPLVLPPAGTTIRQHADSLFVQCGIQLPAQRLETLSLALSRRYLLGSDALWVAPRDAVLLDLRRGELAELDLGVREPGGSVGICRNAALPQSLPGQWVCEVLREVAGQYRDGAYP, encoded by the coding sequence ATGAACCTCGACACCCGCATCAAGTACCGCCACCTCCTGTGCTTCCTGGAGATTGCCCGGCAGGGCAGCCTGGCCAGGGCTGCCGACGTGCTCGCGATCAGTCAGCCGGCCATCTCCAAGACCCTCAGGGAGCTCGAGGAGCTGCTGGAAACGCGGTTGTTCGCGCGCAGCCGCCAAGGCGTCGAGCTGACTGCGGACGGCACGCGCTTCATGCGGTACGCCGGGCCCAGCGTGCAAGCCCTGCGCGATGGCGTCAGCAGCCTGCGCGGCGAAGCGCGGGCGCCGTCGCAGGTACGCATTGGCGTGCTGTCCACGGTGGAAGGGCTGCTCATGCCCGAGGTGTTGTGCCGCCTGCACCAGCGCCATGAAGCGCTGGTGATCAGTGTGGTCACCGGGGTCAGCGCGCAGTTGCTCGGCCAGTTGCGCCTGGGCGAGCTGGAGCTGGTTGTCGGGCGCATGACCGACAGCCCACAGATCCAGGGGCTGTCTTTCGAGCACCTGTACAGCGAGTCGATGAGCCTGGTGGTACGCCCTGGCCACCCGCTGCTGGCCAGCACGCCGGTTGAAAGAGCCCAGGTCGGGCGTTACCCGCTGGTGTTGCCGCCGGCCGGTACCACCATCCGCCAGCATGCCGACAGCCTGTTCGTGCAATGCGGCATCCAGCTGCCGGCACAGCGTCTGGAAACCCTGTCTCTGGCCCTGAGCCGGCGTTACCTGCTGGGCAGCGATGCGCTGTGGGTGGCGCCGCGCGATGCGGTGCTGCTCGACTTGCGCCGTGGCGAGCTGGCCGAACTCGACCTGGGCGTGCGCGAGCCGGGCGGCTCGGTAGGCATCTGCCGCAACGCGGCCTTGCCACAGAGCCTTCCCGGGCAGTGGGTATGCGAGGTGCTGCGCGAAGTGGCCGGGCAGTACCGCGACGGTGCCTACCCCTGA
- the nirB gene encoding nitrite reductase large subunit NirB, with the protein MKATASSGQRERLIIVGNGMVGHHCVEQLVSRGALQRFELHVFGEERQRAYDRVHLSEYFGGSSAETLALCGQDFYSASGVHLHLGEAVLEIDRERSEVVTAEGRYGYDQLVLATGSYPFVPPIEGSSGNARLVYRTLDDLDAIRAAAASARRGVVVGGGLLGLEAANALKSLGLEAHVVEFAPRLMPVQLDGGGGAALKARIEALGVGVHLSRATQSISAGEDYRYRMNFAGGEHLETDLIVFSAGIRPQDALGRACGLEIAARGGVVIDNHCRSSDPHIFAIGECASWNGSVFGLVAPGYSMARNLAALLVGEAAGEFTGADMSTKLKLLGVDVGSIGDAHGATPGARSYRFIDEANSAYRRLVVDASGKRVLGAVLVGDNSYYDTLLQYAQNGIALPADPAALILPQGGAAPALGADALPDSATLCSCHNVSKGAVCAAIDSGCGDLAAVKGCTKAATGCGGCAALLKQVVEHELGARGVVVDKSLCEHFAYTRQELYGLVRVEGIRTFNELLQRHGKGQLGCDICKPAVGNILASCWNQPIMDPALVPLQDTNDTFMANMQKNGTYSVVPRIPGGEITPDKLIVIGQVAKKYDLYTKITGGQRIDLFGAQLHELPLIWGELIEAGFETGHAYGKSTRTVKSCVGSTWCRYGVQDSVGMALRLEDRYKGLRSPHKLKFAVSGCTRECAEAQSKDIGVIATEKGWNLYVCGNGGMRPRHAELFATDLDDETLVRLIDRVLMFYIRTADKLQRTSVWRENLEGGLDYLKQVVIDDSLGLAGELEAQMQHVVDQYECEWANALNDPEKLKRFRTFVNDRRADPDVHFVREREQRRPAAALHLIPTVEEAV; encoded by the coding sequence ATGAAGGCAACAGCGAGCAGCGGGCAACGAGAGCGACTGATCATCGTCGGCAACGGCATGGTCGGCCATCACTGTGTCGAACAACTGGTCAGCCGCGGCGCCCTGCAGCGCTTCGAGCTGCACGTGTTCGGCGAAGAGCGGCAACGCGCCTACGACCGTGTGCACCTGTCCGAGTACTTTGGCGGCAGCTCTGCCGAAACCCTGGCCCTGTGCGGGCAGGATTTCTACAGCGCCAGCGGCGTACACCTGCACCTCGGTGAAGCGGTGCTGGAAATCGACCGGGAGCGCAGCGAAGTGGTCACCGCCGAGGGCCGCTACGGCTACGACCAGCTGGTGCTGGCCACCGGCTCGTACCCCTTCGTGCCGCCGATCGAAGGCTCCAGCGGCAATGCTCGCCTGGTCTACCGCACCCTCGATGACCTCGACGCCATCCGCGCTGCCGCCGCCAGTGCCCGCCGTGGCGTGGTGGTGGGCGGTGGCCTGCTCGGCCTGGAAGCGGCCAACGCCCTCAAGTCGCTGGGCCTGGAAGCGCACGTGGTGGAATTCGCCCCACGGCTGATGCCGGTGCAACTGGACGGCGGGGGCGGTGCCGCGCTCAAGGCCCGGATCGAAGCCCTGGGGGTGGGCGTGCACCTGTCGCGCGCCACCCAGTCGATCAGTGCCGGTGAAGATTACCGCTACCGCATGAACTTCGCTGGCGGCGAGCACCTGGAAACCGACCTGATCGTGTTTTCTGCCGGTATCCGCCCGCAGGACGCCCTGGGCCGGGCCTGCGGCCTGGAGATCGCGGCGCGTGGCGGGGTGGTGATCGATAACCACTGCCGCAGCAGCGATCCACACATCTTTGCCATCGGCGAGTGCGCCTCGTGGAACGGCAGCGTATTCGGCCTGGTCGCCCCAGGCTACAGCATGGCACGCAACCTGGCCGCGCTGCTGGTGGGGGAAGCCGCTGGCGAATTCACGGGTGCCGACATGTCGACCAAGCTCAAGCTGCTGGGTGTGGATGTCGGCTCGATCGGCGATGCCCACGGCGCCACGCCAGGCGCGCGCAGTTACCGCTTCATCGACGAAGCCAACAGTGCCTACCGCCGGCTGGTGGTGGACGCCAGCGGCAAGCGCGTGCTCGGCGCGGTACTGGTGGGCGACAACAGTTACTACGATACCCTGTTGCAATACGCCCAGAACGGCATCGCCCTGCCGGCCGACCCGGCGGCGCTGATCCTGCCGCAAGGTGGCGCAGCACCAGCCCTGGGCGCCGACGCGCTGCCCGACAGTGCCACCCTCTGTTCCTGCCACAACGTCAGCAAGGGCGCGGTCTGTGCCGCCATCGACAGCGGCTGTGGCGACCTGGCCGCGGTCAAGGGCTGCACCAAGGCCGCGACAGGCTGTGGTGGTTGTGCGGCGCTGCTCAAGCAAGTGGTCGAGCATGAGCTTGGCGCCCGCGGCGTGGTGGTGGACAAAAGCCTGTGCGAGCACTTTGCCTACACCCGCCAGGAGCTGTACGGGCTGGTGCGGGTGGAGGGGATCCGTACGTTCAACGAACTTCTCCAGCGCCATGGCAAAGGGCAGCTTGGCTGCGACATCTGCAAGCCCGCAGTGGGCAACATCCTCGCCTCGTGCTGGAACCAGCCGATCATGGACCCGGCGCTGGTGCCGCTGCAGGACACCAACGACACCTTCATGGCCAACATGCAGAAGAACGGCACCTACTCGGTGGTGCCGCGCATCCCCGGCGGTGAAATCACCCCGGACAAGCTCATCGTGATCGGCCAGGTGGCGAAGAAGTACGACCTGTACACCAAGATCACCGGTGGCCAGCGTATCGACCTGTTTGGCGCCCAACTGCACGAGCTGCCGCTGATCTGGGGCGAACTGATCGAGGCCGGCTTCGAGACCGGCCACGCCTATGGCAAGTCGACCCGCACGGTGAAGTCGTGCGTGGGCAGCACCTGGTGCCGCTACGGGGTGCAGGACAGCGTCGGCATGGCCCTGCGCCTGGAAGACCGCTACAAGGGCCTGCGCAGCCCGCACAAGCTCAAGTTCGCAGTGTCCGGCTGCACCCGTGAATGCGCCGAGGCGCAAAGCAAGGACATCGGCGTGATCGCCACCGAGAAGGGCTGGAACCTTTACGTGTGCGGCAACGGCGGCATGCGCCCGCGGCACGCCGAACTGTTCGCCACCGACCTCGACGACGAGACCCTGGTGCGCCTGATCGACCGGGTGCTGATGTTCTACATCCGCACCGCCGACAAGCTGCAGCGCACCTCGGTGTGGCGCGAGAACCTGGAGGGCGGGTTGGACTACCTGAAACAGGTGGTCATCGACGATAGCCTGGGCCTGGCCGGCGAACTGGAAGCGCAGATGCAGCATGTGGTCGACCAGTATGAGTGCGAGTGGGCCAACGCCCTGAACGACCCGGAAAAACTCAAGCGCTTCCGTACCTTCGTCAATGACCGCCGCGCGGACCCGGACGTGCACTTCGTGCGCGAACGCGAGCAGCGTCGGCCTGCGGCAGCGCTGCACCTGATCCCAACCGTCGAGGAGGCTGTGTGA